From a single Alloactinosynnema sp. L-07 genomic region:
- a CDS encoding nucleoside triphosphate pyrophosphatase: MRFVLASQSPARLGMLRDAGIEPVVRVSGVDEEAIERSLPDARPDAVVIALAEAKARAVLDQVVAEYPDAVIVGCDSMLHFDGALMGKPATVDIARERWTRMAGNAGHLLTGHAVLRVDNGEVTATATGTESTVVRFGKPTDRELEAYLASGEPLRVAGAFTLDGRGGWFVDGIEGDHSGVIGISLPLMRRLLADINLSVVDFWTAPTS, translated from the coding sequence ATGCGCTTCGTCCTCGCCTCTCAGTCACCTGCCCGTCTAGGCATGCTTCGCGACGCTGGGATCGAGCCTGTGGTTCGAGTGTCCGGTGTGGACGAAGAAGCCATCGAGCGGTCGCTGCCCGACGCCCGGCCAGATGCGGTCGTCATTGCCTTGGCCGAAGCGAAGGCTCGCGCGGTGTTGGATCAGGTTGTCGCCGAGTACCCCGACGCCGTCATTGTCGGCTGTGACTCCATGCTCCACTTCGACGGTGCCCTCATGGGCAAACCGGCCACCGTCGACATCGCCCGTGAACGCTGGACCCGGATGGCGGGCAACGCGGGTCACCTCCTCACCGGTCACGCCGTCCTCCGCGTCGACAACGGCGAAGTCACCGCCACCGCCACCGGAACCGAGAGCACCGTCGTCCGCTTCGGCAAGCCCACCGACCGCGAACTGGAGGCCTACCTCGCCTCCGGTGAACCCCTGCGCGTCGCCGGTGCGTTCACGCTCGACGGGCGGGGCGGGTGGTTCGTCGACGGCATCGAGGGCGACCACTCCGGGGTTATCGGGATCAGCCTGCCCCTTATGCGCAGGCTGCTGGCCGACATCAACCTCTCCGTCGTCGATTTCTGGACCGCCCCCACTTCCTGA